A window from Candidatus Bathyarchaeota archaeon A05DMB-5 encodes these proteins:
- a CDS encoding crotonase has product MSKAYETVKIEREQSVLWIILNRPHRLNAFNDVLLEELADALDTAEKDPSIRCLVVTGEGDRAFSAGADVTMFPKATPAKAEEFSRFGQKVFGKIEEMSKPVIAAINGFALGGGLELALACDFRIAAEHAELGSPEILLGLIPGWGGTQRLVRIVGLAKAKEMIMLGVRLKADEALKAGLVHKIVHYEKLKDEVRAIVQKLAEGPPVAMKYAKHALNFGTQVPLDVGLRLESGLMGLSFSTEDLKEGVEAFMSRRKAEFKGK; this is encoded by the coding sequence ATGAGTAAGGCGTATGAAACTGTGAAAATAGAAAGAGAACAAAGCGTGCTGTGGATTATACTCAACAGACCGCACAGACTAAACGCCTTCAACGATGTCCTCTTAGAAGAATTGGCAGACGCCTTAGACACAGCCGAAAAAGACCCTTCAATAAGATGCCTCGTAGTAACTGGCGAAGGCGACAGAGCCTTCAGCGCAGGCGCAGACGTGACAATGTTTCCTAAAGCGACACCAGCAAAAGCCGAAGAATTCTCAAGATTCGGACAGAAAGTGTTCGGCAAAATCGAAGAAATGTCCAAACCAGTCATAGCCGCAATAAACGGCTTCGCACTCGGCGGCGGACTAGAACTCGCCCTAGCGTGCGACTTCAGAATAGCCGCAGAACACGCAGAGCTCGGAAGCCCAGAAATACTGTTAGGCTTAATTCCAGGCTGGGGTGGAACCCAACGCTTAGTGAGAATTGTTGGTTTGGCAAAAGCAAAGGAAATGATAATGCTTGGCGTCAGATTGAAGGCTGATGAGGCGTTAAAGGCGGGTTTGGTTCACAAGATAGTTCACTACGAAAAACTAAAAGACGAAGTGCGCGCAATAGTGCAGAAACTCGCTGAAGGACCACCAGTAGCGATGAAATACGCAAAACACGCGTTGAATTTCGGAACACAAGTGCCATTGGACGTAGGATTACGACTTGAATCCGGACTTATGGGGCTGTCGTTCTCCACAGAAGACCTAAAAGAAGGCGTAGAAGCTTTCATGTCCCGAAGAAAGGCAGAGTTCAAAGGCAAATAA
- a CDS encoding acyl-CoA dehydrogenase: MNFELTPEQCAILNAVREFCQKEFKPELALELDKKEEYPMELYKKAAKLGFTSMFFPQEYGGQGCGLLETCLVIEEMCRADSSLGVAISSANFGSEFILVHGTKEQKEKYLPSICKGDFISAACFTEPNVSGSDITKMETTATKYGNEWWINGTKTFITNATLADFMVVLTQTDTKVRPTYRGETLFVVDKGTPGLETTKLHNKMGIRCSVTGEVKFDNVKVTDWNIIGELNKGFYYSMEFFDKTRVGVAAQALGMAQGAWEIAFKYSKQREAFGQPILQHELIGCGLAETMTKIEAARGLTYRAAWLVDVGKMDPMATAMAKQYASRVAMEVTDFAIQVLGGYGYLGDYRVERYHRDAKITEIYEGTSEIQKLTVLKYLLRKF; this comes from the coding sequence ATGAATTTTGAACTAACACCCGAACAGTGTGCAATCCTAAATGCGGTTAGAGAATTCTGCCAAAAAGAGTTCAAACCAGAACTCGCCCTTGAACTTGACAAAAAAGAAGAATACCCAATGGAACTTTACAAGAAAGCCGCCAAACTCGGCTTCACAAGCATGTTCTTTCCGCAAGAGTATGGCGGACAAGGATGCGGACTGCTTGAGACATGCCTTGTCATCGAAGAAATGTGCCGAGCGGACTCTTCTTTAGGCGTAGCCATATCTAGCGCAAACTTCGGCAGCGAATTCATCCTCGTCCATGGCACAAAAGAACAGAAAGAAAAATACTTGCCGTCAATCTGCAAAGGCGACTTCATTTCCGCCGCGTGCTTCACAGAACCAAACGTGAGTGGAAGCGACATAACAAAAATGGAAACTACCGCCACAAAATACGGCAATGAATGGTGGATAAACGGCACAAAAACCTTCATAACCAATGCCACGTTAGCCGATTTCATGGTTGTTTTAACACAAACTGACACGAAAGTTAGACCAACATACAGAGGCGAAACCCTATTTGTGGTTGACAAGGGCACGCCTGGACTGGAAACAACTAAACTGCACAACAAAATGGGAATTCGCTGTTCAGTGACAGGCGAAGTCAAATTCGACAACGTAAAAGTCACAGATTGGAACATAATCGGCGAACTCAACAAAGGATTCTACTACTCAATGGAATTCTTCGACAAAACACGCGTAGGCGTCGCAGCCCAAGCCCTAGGCATGGCGCAAGGAGCATGGGAAATCGCCTTCAAATACTCCAAACAACGCGAAGCCTTTGGACAACCAATACTGCAGCACGAACTAATCGGCTGTGGACTAGCAGAGACTATGACAAAAATTGAAGCTGCAAGAGGCTTAACCTACCGTGCCGCATGGCTTGTTGACGTTGGAAAAATGGACCCGATGGCTACGGCGATGGCAAAACAGTATGCGAGCAGAGTAGCCATGGAAGTCACAGACTTCGCAATACAAGTTTTAGGCGGATACGGTTACTTAGGCGATTACCGCGTTGAGAGGTATCACCGAGACGCTAAAATCACGGAAATCTACGAGGGCACAAGCGAAATCCAAAAACTAACGGTGCTTAAGTATCTCCTCAGAAAATTCTAG
- a CDS encoding 3-hydroxyacyl-CoA dehydrogenase translates to MEVNILVAEKLRKAAVVGSGTMGHGIAELLAMAGYEVTMIDISDEFLTKAMEKIKWSLDKFVEKKRIRREDADATLARLHTTTSYEQAARDIDLAIEAVPENMELKKKVFKTLDSLAPPHAILASNTSTLSITEMGKATHRPDKVAGMHFFNPPHSMALVEVIKGENTNQETINTLAELAKKLGKTPVIVRKDVRGFIVNRVLGAVFNEAFWAFKRGEATKEGIDASVKYTGGFPMGWFELADFVGLDIAYEVGKILHEAYGERMKPCAEVIDPLINEKKFGQKTGVGFYDWTKGRPRIPFNLLDEYDVERSWAVAVNEAAWLIQDDAANPQDIDTGMKLGTYWPSGPCEYADRTGLDVVLNKLKELYAKYNMEMYKPCPLLEDYVSSGRLGKKTGRGFY, encoded by the coding sequence ATGGAAGTGAATATTTTGGTTGCTGAAAAATTGAGAAAAGCGGCGGTTGTCGGTTCTGGAACGATGGGTCACGGAATAGCCGAGCTTCTAGCCATGGCTGGCTACGAAGTCACCATGATAGACATCAGCGACGAATTCCTAACGAAAGCAATGGAAAAAATCAAGTGGAGCCTCGACAAGTTCGTTGAGAAAAAACGAATCAGACGCGAAGATGCCGACGCCACATTAGCGAGGTTGCATACGACAACCAGTTACGAGCAAGCCGCAAGAGACATAGACTTAGCCATAGAAGCCGTACCCGAAAACATGGAACTAAAAAAGAAAGTGTTCAAAACCCTTGATTCTCTTGCTCCACCACACGCTATACTCGCCTCTAACACTTCGACCCTAAGCATCACAGAAATGGGCAAAGCCACACACCGCCCAGACAAAGTCGCCGGAATGCACTTCTTCAACCCGCCACACTCAATGGCGCTTGTGGAAGTCATCAAAGGCGAAAACACAAACCAAGAAACAATCAACACACTTGCGGAACTTGCCAAAAAACTTGGAAAAACACCCGTAATCGTCCGCAAAGACGTAAGAGGCTTCATAGTAAACCGTGTATTAGGCGCAGTCTTCAACGAAGCCTTCTGGGCGTTCAAACGAGGCGAAGCAACAAAAGAAGGTATAGACGCTTCGGTAAAGTACACGGGCGGCTTTCCAATGGGCTGGTTTGAACTGGCAGATTTCGTGGGGCTGGATATTGCCTATGAGGTTGGAAAAATATTGCATGAGGCTTATGGAGAACGGATGAAACCATGCGCTGAAGTAATTGACCCGCTTATTAATGAGAAAAAGTTTGGACAAAAAACGGGTGTTGGCTTTTACGATTGGACGAAAGGCAGACCGCGAATCCCGTTCAATCTGCTTGACGAGTACGATGTTGAAAGGTCATGGGCTGTAGCCGTAAACGAAGCCGCATGGCTAATACAGGACGACGCAGCAAACCCACAAGACATTGACACTGGAATGAAACTTGGCACTTACTGGCCTTCTGGACCATGCGAATACGCGGATAGAACGGGCTTGGATGTGGTGCTTAACAAGCTTAAGGAGCTCTACGCTAAGTATAACATGGAAATGTATAAGCCGTGCCCACTGCTTGAAGATTATGTGAGCAGTGGAAGATTAGGAAAGAAAACTGGAAGGGGGTTCTACTAA
- a CDS encoding acyl-CoA dehydrogenase has translation MEFKLNEEQLEIKRAAREFAEKELTPELALEFDQKEEFPMALYKKAAQLGFTSMRIPTQYDGQGYGVLEDCIVVEELCRVDPGLGVAISLGNLMIPDVLLKHGSEEQKAKVIPPLARGDKIAAAAFTEPEHGSDITRMNSTAVKAGSEWVINGAKEFITNAPIADYFILLCQTDPNAQPSHRGQSLFLAEKGMPGLEATKLHGKMGIKPAVTGSLSMSDLRVPEANLVGELNKGFYYTLELFDGTRITVAAQAVGMAQGAFEKALAYAKTRKQFGQPIFNFQGVSFKLAEMAIKIEAARLMTYKAAWLYDKEKPNPVATSMAKAYASRVAMEVTDDAIQIFGGYGYLADYHVERFHRCAKITEIYEGTSEIQKLTITNYLQKQP, from the coding sequence ATGGAATTCAAACTAAACGAGGAACAATTAGAAATAAAACGTGCAGCCCGCGAATTCGCAGAAAAAGAACTCACGCCAGAGCTTGCCCTTGAATTTGACCAGAAAGAAGAGTTTCCAATGGCTCTTTACAAAAAAGCCGCACAACTAGGCTTCACAAGCATGCGTATACCGACGCAGTATGATGGTCAAGGCTACGGCGTACTCGAAGACTGCATTGTAGTCGAGGAACTGTGCCGTGTTGACCCAGGCTTAGGCGTTGCAATATCATTAGGCAACTTGATGATTCCCGACGTGTTGCTAAAGCATGGTAGCGAAGAGCAAAAAGCAAAGGTTATTCCGCCTTTGGCGAGAGGCGACAAAATTGCTGCGGCAGCGTTCACTGAGCCAGAACACGGAAGCGACATCACACGCATGAACTCGACAGCCGTCAAAGCTGGAAGCGAATGGGTAATCAACGGCGCAAAAGAATTCATAACTAACGCTCCAATCGCTGACTACTTCATACTCTTATGCCAAACCGACCCAAACGCGCAACCTTCACATCGTGGACAAAGCCTTTTCCTAGCCGAAAAAGGCATGCCCGGCTTGGAAGCCACTAAACTGCATGGAAAAATGGGCATAAAACCCGCAGTGACCGGCTCGTTGTCTATGAGTGACTTGCGAGTTCCAGAGGCGAATCTTGTTGGCGAATTAAACAAGGGCTTCTATTACACGCTGGAGCTTTTCGACGGAACCCGCATAACAGTTGCGGCTCAAGCGGTTGGCATGGCGCAAGGCGCATTCGAAAAGGCGTTGGCTTACGCGAAAACGCGGAAACAGTTCGGACAGCCAATATTCAACTTTCAAGGAGTTTCGTTCAAACTAGCCGAGATGGCAATCAAAATTGAAGCGGCAAGGCTTATGACGTATAAGGCGGCGTGGCTTTACGACAAGGAAAAGCCTAATCCAGTCGCGACAAGCATGGCAAAAGCCTATGCAAGCCGCGTGGCAATGGAAGTCACAGATGACGCCATACAAATCTTCGGCGGATACGGCTACTTAGCAGATTACCATGTGGAACGTTTCCACCGCTGCGCAAAAATCACGGAAATCTATGAGGGAACAAGCGAAATTCAAAAACTGACAATAACCAACTACCTACAAAAACAACCCTAA
- a CDS encoding electron transfer flavoprotein subunit alpha/FixB family protein, whose product MAKIFVLAEHRQGQIRDITFELLTKARELAEKTNAELCAVILGKNVQEHAKALAEYAKIVMAVEDPKLENFNSEAYKRILSKLIAENKPSLVILGHTSYGVELAPRLAAALNTPLATDCIDLTFEGDTLAVTRQMYGGKVNAKAVLRKADTYMVTVRQATFTPKKPEPPANGQITTIPSPLTEEIVEKRFLQYVLPPPGGVDITTAEKLVGIGRGIKDQANMPLMEDLAKTLGAVLACSRPIVDKGWLPNDRQVGSSGKTVKPKLYLALGISGAFQHVLGMKSSDLIIAVNKDPKAPIFSFADYGVVEDLFKIVPSLKNKINETKAQKT is encoded by the coding sequence ATGGCAAAAATTTTCGTTTTAGCCGAACACCGCCAAGGACAAATAAGAGACATAACATTCGAACTGCTCACCAAAGCCCGCGAACTCGCAGAAAAAACAAACGCCGAATTATGCGCGGTCATACTTGGCAAAAACGTTCAAGAACACGCTAAGGCGCTTGCGGAGTACGCAAAAATAGTCATGGCAGTCGAAGACCCAAAACTTGAAAACTTCAACTCCGAAGCCTACAAGCGAATCTTATCGAAACTTATCGCTGAAAATAAGCCTTCACTCGTCATTTTGGGACACACAAGCTACGGCGTAGAACTCGCACCACGATTAGCCGCAGCACTGAACACGCCACTCGCGACAGACTGCATAGACTTAACGTTCGAAGGCGACACACTAGCGGTAACACGCCAAATGTACGGCGGCAAAGTTAACGCCAAAGCAGTACTGCGCAAAGCAGACACGTACATGGTCACCGTTCGCCAAGCAACCTTCACACCAAAAAAACCAGAACCACCAGCAAACGGACAAATAACCACCATACCATCACCATTAACGGAAGAAATTGTTGAAAAACGCTTCCTACAATACGTTTTGCCACCGCCAGGCGGAGTAGACATAACCACAGCCGAAAAACTAGTGGGCATAGGACGTGGAATAAAAGACCAAGCAAACATGCCCCTCATGGAAGACCTAGCAAAAACATTAGGCGCAGTCCTCGCATGTTCACGCCCAATCGTTGACAAAGGCTGGCTTCCAAACGACCGGCAAGTGGGCAGTTCAGGCAAAACAGTCAAACCAAAACTTTACCTAGCCCTCGGCATCAGCGGCGCCTTCCAACACGTGCTCGGCATGAAAAGCAGCGACCTTATAATCGCAGTGAACAAAGACCCCAAAGCGCCCATCTTCAGCTTCGCAGACTACGGCGTAGTCGAAGACCTATTCAAGATTGTGCCTTCTTTAAAAAACAAGATTAATGAGACTAAAGCACAGAAGACATAA
- a CDS encoding electron transfer flavoprotein subunit beta/FixA family protein, whose protein sequence is MDIIVCVKHVPETAEAELKIDISGKTIDKAGLVFDINEWDDYALEEAVRIKEKLGGTVTAITIGPQESESTLRKCLARGADKAIRLTDPKFEGSDAYATAKILYSVIKTLHYDLILLGAQAGDTGNAATGPILAEMLNIPHAAMVKKIELGSGTAKVNRELEGGFEEQLEIRLPALFAVSTGINEPRYVSIMGIRKAMQKEIKVLSLADTGLAETDVGIAGSWLNIERLYVPPVEKQAEFLKGTPDEIATKLVEIIKSKGLI, encoded by the coding sequence TTGGATATTATTGTTTGTGTTAAACATGTTCCGGAAACAGCAGAGGCGGAACTGAAAATTGACATTAGCGGCAAGACAATAGACAAGGCTGGTTTAGTCTTTGACATTAACGAGTGGGACGACTACGCATTAGAAGAAGCCGTACGCATTAAAGAAAAACTCGGTGGAACCGTAACCGCCATAACCATCGGTCCGCAAGAAAGCGAATCCACACTGAGAAAATGCTTAGCCCGCGGTGCCGATAAAGCCATACGCTTAACAGACCCAAAATTTGAAGGCTCAGACGCCTACGCCACAGCCAAAATATTATACAGCGTAATCAAAACCTTACACTACGACCTAATCCTTCTGGGCGCGCAAGCAGGCGACACAGGCAACGCTGCAACTGGACCAATACTTGCAGAAATGCTGAACATTCCACACGCTGCAATGGTTAAAAAAATCGAGTTAGGCTCTGGCACGGCGAAAGTAAACCGTGAACTCGAAGGAGGCTTTGAAGAACAGTTAGAAATCCGCTTACCAGCACTGTTCGCTGTATCCACGGGCATAAACGAACCACGCTACGTCAGCATAATGGGCATCCGCAAAGCCATGCAAAAAGAAATCAAAGTTCTAAGCCTAGCAGACACTGGACTAGCCGAAACAGACGTTGGCATCGCAGGCTCATGGCTAAACATTGAAAGACTTTACGTGCCACCAGTTGAAAAACAAGCAGAATTCCTCAAAGGCACCCCAGACGAAATCGCAACCAAACTTGTAGAAATAATCAAATCAAAGGGGCTGATTTAA
- a CDS encoding DUF86 domain-containing protein, which yields MTNTRTTTRNQCLSPFGELKSKWTITLYYKLDYYSVLVRMSVNVDHLKQRINEILESKGELNRLTSKSYAQLSREEKYAIRYHIIVLAESLGSICVQIATEEFKHIPQSYSECFKLMEEKGICDCAKDLTAIMRLRNLLTHRYWTIDDAQIYGSIKNNFKAIDKFLRSVKEKYAISL from the coding sequence ATGACAAACACAAGAACTACTACACGCAATCAATGCCTAAGTCCCTTTGGCGAGTTAAAATCTAAGTGGACAATAACATTATATTACAAGCTAGATTACTATTCAGTGCTGGTTAGAATGTCCGTAAACGTTGACCATCTCAAACAGAGAATAAACGAAATTCTCGAATCAAAAGGCGAACTAAACCGACTAACCTCAAAATCGTATGCTCAATTAAGTCGCGAAGAAAAATACGCAATCAGATACCACATCATAGTATTAGCTGAATCATTAGGAAGCATATGTGTTCAAATAGCAACGGAAGAGTTCAAACATATCCCACAATCCTATTCAGAATGCTTTAAACTAATGGAAGAAAAAGGCATATGTGACTGCGCCAAAGACTTAACCGCAATAATGCGCCTCCGAAACCTACTAACACACCGTTACTGGACAATAGATGACGCCCAAATCTATGGCTCCATCAAAAACAACTTCAAAGCCATCGACAAATTCCTAAGGAGTGTGAAAGAAAAATATGCAATCAGCCTATGA
- a CDS encoding nucleotidyltransferase domain-containing protein, whose amino-acid sequence MQSAYDKIQFYKISPKEKNEIIKKLKKSLVNEKRIQLAIIFGSLTTRNNIRDIDICIHANPKLKFQELLNLNAQIELDLGMPVDLVELTDLNPTLQINILKNGTIIKGQKTFINKFLSQANTQKPIAID is encoded by the coding sequence ATGCAATCAGCCTATGACAAAATACAATTCTACAAAATCAGCCCAAAAGAAAAAAACGAAATAATCAAAAAACTCAAAAAATCATTAGTCAACGAAAAAAGAATCCAACTCGCCATAATCTTCGGAAGCCTAACAACAAGAAACAACATAAGAGACATAGACATCTGCATACACGCAAACCCAAAACTGAAATTCCAAGAACTCCTAAACCTCAACGCCCAAATAGAACTCGACCTGGGCATGCCAGTCGACCTTGTAGAATTAACAGACCTAAACCCAACCCTCCAAATTAACATACTAAAAAATGGCACAATAATAAAAGGACAAAAAACATTCATAAACAAATTCCTCAGCCAAGCAAACACTCAAAAACCCATCGCAATTGACTGA
- a CDS encoding C_GCAxxG_C_C family protein, with protein sequence MSTKNAIINKALHYFNVEGWNCAESVYMAIFQEYYKIDVTPKTVTAFGGGIARTGSICGAVNVAIMGISQKYGRTSPKQPFIRTQRPVFQFLNKILDQYGSLSCAKLKQSQHDKLEGKVREEDAKENLCTPLIKTVIETFLAIAENNKQTHT encoded by the coding sequence ATGTCAACAAAAAACGCCATCATAAACAAAGCCCTACACTACTTCAACGTAGAAGGCTGGAACTGCGCAGAATCCGTTTACATGGCAATCTTCCAAGAATACTACAAAATAGACGTCACACCAAAAACCGTCACCGCCTTCGGCGGCGGCATCGCCCGAACAGGCAGCATCTGCGGAGCAGTAAACGTTGCTATAATGGGCATAAGCCAAAAATACGGCAGAACCAGCCCAAAACAGCCTTTTATTCGCACGCAACGCCCAGTCTTCCAGTTCCTCAATAAAATTCTTGACCAATACGGCTCCTTAAGCTGCGCCAAACTAAAACAGTCCCAACACGATAAGCTGGAAGGCAAAGTCCGCGAAGAAGACGCAAAAGAAAACCTCTGCACGCCACTAATAAAAACAGTAATCGAAACCTTCTTAGCTATAGCCGAAAACAACAAGCAAACACACACGTAA
- a CDS encoding DUF996 domain-containing protein, giving the protein MALETTKILGGIGAVLMLVSPIGMHTGIVGIAGVILVLIALSKLAYHYKEPSIFNNAIYGIITAIAGAAIFLGIIVIAAFDLIRTLGLDVSWTDPTIFQRIKWRELFNWETFAPYIIVIALSLVMLFILFVVASMFLKKSFSLLGEKTGIHAFKTAGFLIFLGAILTIIAVGFLIMWIALIFLAIGFFSIKTT; this is encoded by the coding sequence ATGGCGTTAGAAACAACCAAAATCTTAGGCGGAATAGGCGCAGTGCTAATGCTCGTCTCACCCATAGGCATGCACACGGGCATAGTAGGCATAGCAGGCGTAATCCTCGTTTTAATAGCCCTAAGCAAACTCGCATACCACTACAAAGAACCAAGCATATTCAACAACGCCATCTACGGAATAATCACCGCAATAGCAGGAGCAGCAATATTCCTCGGCATCATAGTCATAGCCGCATTCGACCTGATAAGAACACTTGGACTCGACGTCAGCTGGACAGACCCAACAATATTCCAAAGAATTAAATGGCGAGAACTCTTCAATTGGGAAACTTTCGCGCCGTACATTATCGTCATAGCCCTCAGCCTAGTGATGCTCTTCATACTATTCGTAGTTGCATCAATGTTCCTCAAGAAGTCATTCAGTCTTCTCGGCGAAAAAACAGGCATACACGCATTCAAAACCGCTGGATTCCTAATCTTCCTTGGCGCAATACTAACAATAATCGCAGTAGGCTTCCTCATAATGTGGATAGCCCTAATATTCCTCGCAATAGGCTTCTTCTCAATAAAAACAACCTAA
- a CDS encoding PHP domain-containing protein, with amino-acid sequence MKPLIRADLHIHTNYSADSTINPKTLIDQLNAHPTIKAIAITDHNTTEGYYHAKQLASAYTDTLIIPAAEITTTQGDIIILGTVELPPKPWTPQNITNHAKQNNAITIAAHPYRTYGLGENAKNYQIDAIETLNGTSPTHINKMAENLAKTLNLPGVAGSDAHNTDELWTVYTEIQAPPDINEILKAIKKGKVKTAYAPKSIHF; translated from the coding sequence ATGAAACCCTTGATACGCGCAGACCTACACATCCACACTAACTATTCGGCAGACTCCACAATCAACCCCAAAACCCTCATAGACCAACTAAACGCACACCCAACAATCAAAGCCATAGCCATAACAGACCACAACACAACAGAAGGCTACTATCACGCAAAACAACTCGCATCCGCATACACGGACACACTCATAATCCCAGCAGCAGAAATAACCACAACACAAGGCGACATAATAATCCTAGGCACAGTAGAACTCCCACCAAAACCATGGACACCACAAAACATCACAAACCACGCAAAACAAAACAACGCCATAACAATCGCGGCCCACCCATACCGCACATACGGATTAGGCGAAAACGCAAAGAACTACCAAATAGACGCAATAGAAACCCTAAATGGCACATCACCCACACACATAAACAAAATGGCAGAAAACCTCGCCAAAACACTAAACCTACCAGGCGTTGCAGGAAGCGACGCACACAACACAGACGAACTATGGACAGTCTACACAGAAATCCAAGCACCACCAGACATAAACGAAATCCTAAAAGCCATAAAAAAAGGAAAAGTCAAAACTGCATACGCCCCAAAGTCAATACATTTTTAA